In the Lascolabacillus massiliensis genome, one interval contains:
- a CDS encoding DNA topoisomerase IB — translation MAAKSKLAYVEKIENGGIFREKRGKGFRYICEGVKVTDTDTLNRIRRLVIPPAWKEVWICSMVNGHIQATGIDAMGRKQYIYHTEWVNQRDKRKYHRMIQFAYALPKIRLQIEKDLSRKGLPKEKVLALIISLMERTSIRVGNNTYEKLYGSFGLTTLKDKHTEIKGSDIIFSFKGKKGVYHDINLRNSRLARMVQRCKEIPGKELFQYYDDEGKRQSIDSGMVNDYLKEISGEEFTSKDFRTWAGTVKAFLAFKELGCGGSESEKKRLITEAVDKVATKLGNTRAVCKKYYIHPEIITSYENGALQEYFDQLDAIEEEDNYSDLTKEEKIVLSILENK, via the coding sequence ATGGCAGCAAAATCTAAGCTTGCATATGTCGAGAAGATCGAGAATGGAGGAATATTTCGTGAAAAAAGGGGAAAAGGATTCAGATATATTTGTGAAGGAGTTAAAGTTACTGACACAGATACCCTCAACAGAATTCGCCGACTTGTAATTCCTCCTGCATGGAAAGAAGTATGGATTTGCTCAATGGTTAATGGTCACATACAGGCCACCGGCATTGATGCAATGGGGCGTAAACAGTATATCTATCATACTGAGTGGGTAAATCAGAGGGATAAGAGAAAATATCACAGGATGATTCAGTTTGCCTATGCCCTGCCTAAAATAAGATTACAGATTGAGAAAGATCTGTCACGCAAAGGTTTGCCAAAGGAGAAAGTGCTGGCTCTTATAATCAGCCTTATGGAGCGCACAAGCATACGAGTTGGCAATAATACATATGAAAAACTATATGGCTCATTCGGACTTACCACCCTTAAGGATAAGCATACCGAAATAAAGGGAAGCGATATCATATTTTCATTCAAAGGGAAGAAGGGGGTTTACCATGATATAAATTTACGTAACAGCCGGCTTGCACGCATGGTTCAAAGATGTAAAGAGATTCCAGGCAAGGAGCTTTTTCAGTATTACGATGATGAGGGAAAGCGTCAATCTATCGACTCAGGTATGGTAAACGACTACCTAAAAGAGATAAGTGGCGAGGAGTTCACTTCTAAAGATTTCAGAACCTGGGCAGGAACAGTAAAAGCATTTCTCGCGTTCAAGGAACTTGGTTGTGGTGGATCAGAATCAGAAAAAAAGAGGCTAATAACAGAGGCTGTTGATAAGGTTGCCACAAAGTTGGGAAATACTCGTGCAGTTTGTAAAAAATACTACATCCATCCCGAAATTATCACCTCTTACGAGAATGGTGCTCTACAAGAGTATTTTGATCAGCTTGATGCAATTGAAGAGGAGGATAATTATTCGGATCTTACAAAAGAGGAGAAAATTGTACTATCTATTTTAGAGAATAAATGA
- a CDS encoding purine-nucleoside phosphorylase, with protein MLETIKQTADYLKGKIGEIPNTAIILGTGLGELVNEIEEKNEIPYTEIPNFPVSTVEGHSGKLIIGTLGGKKVLAMQGRFHYYEGYNMQEVTFPIRVFQALGIEYLFVSNAAGGMNSSFDVGDIMLIEDHINFFPEHPLRGKNFEELGTRFPDMSAAYDKELRQMAMDIAKEKNIKLQHGVYVGVQGPTFETPAEYNFFRIMGGDAVGMSTVPEVIVANHAKMRVLAFSIITDLGVLGKIVEVSHEEVQEAAKIAQPMMAEIMRTIIQRV; from the coding sequence ATGTTAGAAACTATAAAACAAACAGCAGATTATCTTAAAGGTAAGATTGGTGAAATCCCGAATACGGCGATTATTCTTGGAACTGGTCTTGGTGAACTTGTCAATGAAATTGAGGAAAAGAACGAAATCCCATATACTGAAATACCCAACTTCCCTGTATCAACAGTTGAAGGTCACAGCGGAAAACTGATTATCGGTACCCTGGGAGGAAAAAAGGTTCTTGCCATGCAGGGAAGATTTCACTACTACGAAGGCTATAATATGCAGGAGGTTACTTTCCCAATTCGAGTATTCCAAGCTCTGGGAATAGAGTATCTGTTTGTCTCAAATGCAGCGGGAGGTATGAATTCCAGCTTTGATGTAGGTGACATAATGCTAATTGAGGATCATATCAACTTCTTCCCAGAACATCCTCTTCGTGGTAAAAACTTCGAGGAGCTTGGCACACGCTTCCCTGATATGAGTGCAGCTTATGATAAAGAATTGCGTCAGATGGCTATGGATATAGCAAAAGAGAAGAACATCAAACTGCAGCATGGTGTATATGTTGGCGTTCAGGGTCCAACTTTTGAAACACCGGCAGAATATAACTTCTTCCGTATCATGGGTGGCGACGCTGTTGGTATGTCAACTGTTCCTGAAGTTATTGTTGCCAATCATGCAAAAATGAGAGTACTTGCATTCTCGATTATCACCGACCTTGGGGTATTGGGTAAAATAGTTGAAGTATCTCACGAAGAGGTGCAGGAGGCTGCAAAAATTGCACAGCCAATGATGGCTGAAATTATGCGTACAATAATTCAGAGAGTCTGA
- a CDS encoding SMUG2 DNA glycosylase family protein, translated as MLRFADRVIFFNRELVFKGNLPDNFQVINPFIDNPETMVVMSRFYHKYYNDNKQRRLILGINPSRKGAGVTGVPFTDTKRLATVCGIEMKSAHTHEVSSVFVYDMIEAYGGPERFYSDFYINSPFPLAIIRETKDGSWLNANYYDDSLLFEMVKEFMIESLKKHIDLGLDCSEVFVLGKKNAVFIEKLNREEKMFDKLTVLEHPRYIQQYKSKERDLYIDKYINAFL; from the coding sequence ATGCTAAGATTTGCTGACAGAGTAATTTTTTTTAACCGGGAGCTGGTTTTCAAGGGCAATCTGCCCGATAATTTTCAGGTGATTAATCCTTTCATAGATAACCCCGAAACAATGGTTGTGATGAGTCGGTTTTATCACAAGTATTATAATGACAACAAGCAGAGAAGATTAATATTGGGTATTAATCCAAGCAGAAAAGGGGCAGGGGTAACTGGTGTTCCTTTCACTGATACTAAAAGGCTGGCAACTGTTTGCGGTATAGAGATGAAGTCTGCCCATACCCATGAGGTCTCTTCTGTTTTTGTCTATGATATGATTGAAGCTTATGGTGGACCTGAACGGTTTTATAGTGATTTTTATATCAACTCACCCTTCCCTCTGGCAATTATCAGGGAGACAAAAGATGGTAGCTGGTTGAATGCAAATTATTATGACGACTCGCTGCTATTTGAGATGGTGAAAGAGTTTATGATTGAGTCATTGAAGAAACATATTGATCTTGGTCTGGACTGCTCAGAGGTTTTTGTGTTGGGCAAGAAGAATGCTGTTTTTATTGAGAAGCTTAACAGGGAGGAGAAGATGTTTGATAAACTTACTGTCCTGGAGCATCCGAGATATATTCAGCAGTATAAATCGAAGGAAAGAGATCTGTATATCGATAAATATATTAACGCTTTTCTGTGA
- the thiL gene encoding thiamine-phosphate kinase: MKRTEIATLGEFGLIDHLTKDIKTKQETTVKGVGDDAAIVDNAGKRTLITTDLLLEGIHFDLIYTPLKHLGYKAAVVNFSDIYAMNGKPQQITISLGIAKRMSVEDLEEFYSGVKTACEIYGVDIIGGDTTSSLTGFTISITCIGTADDDKIVYRYGAKDTDLIFVSGDLGASYMGLQLLEREKSVFASNPDKGFQPDFGGREYILERQLKPEARKDIVELLAENGIVPTSMIDISDGLSSDLLHICKQSNVGCQLFEERIPIDYQTAAMAETFNMNVTTAALNGGEDYELLFTVPLTLHEKMKDITGIHLVGHITKPENGCYMITRDGVEIELKAQGWNPIAEK, encoded by the coding sequence ATGAAAAGAACAGAAATAGCAACATTGGGAGAGTTCGGTCTGATAGATCATCTCACAAAAGATATTAAAACCAAACAGGAGACAACTGTAAAGGGGGTTGGTGATGACGCAGCAATTGTGGACAATGCGGGAAAACGTACTCTTATAACTACCGATCTTCTTCTTGAAGGAATTCATTTCGATTTGATTTATACTCCATTAAAGCATCTGGGATATAAAGCAGCTGTGGTAAACTTCTCTGACATATATGCTATGAACGGAAAACCCCAGCAGATAACTATATCACTGGGCATAGCAAAAAGGATGTCAGTGGAAGATCTCGAGGAATTCTACAGTGGAGTTAAGACTGCTTGTGAAATTTATGGAGTTGATATTATTGGTGGTGACACAACTTCTTCTCTAACAGGCTTCACAATTAGTATCACATGTATCGGAACTGCAGATGATGATAAGATTGTATATAGATACGGAGCTAAAGATACCGATCTGATTTTTGTTTCTGGCGACCTGGGGGCTTCCTATATGGGTCTGCAGCTACTGGAGAGAGAAAAATCAGTGTTCGCGAGTAACCCCGACAAGGGATTTCAACCCGATTTTGGAGGCAGGGAGTATATTCTTGAACGTCAGTTAAAACCAGAGGCACGCAAGGATATAGTAGAGTTGCTGGCTGAAAATGGAATAGTCCCAACATCAATGATTGATATATCAGACGGGCTCTCATCCGACCTGCTTCATATCTGCAAACAGAGTAACGTAGGTTGTCAACTATTTGAAGAGAGAATTCCAATTGACTACCAGACTGCGGCAATGGCGGAAACATTCAATATGAATGTAACCACTGCAGCTCTTAATGGTGGGGAAGATTATGAGCTGCTGTTCACCGTTCCGCTTACCCTGCATGAGAAGATGAAGGATATCACCGGAATACACCTGGTAGGCCATATCACTAAACCTGAAAACGGCTGTTATATGATTACACGTGATGGTGTTGAAATAGAATTGAAAGCACAGGGATGGAATCCCATTGCAGAAAAATAA